The stretch of DNA TGATCATGATGCGTCTGGAACTGCTGGAGCCTTACAAGCCCGCCCTCAAGGCGATAGTGCGCGATGCAGCCCGCACGCTTGATGGCCTGCCAGAGCTCTTTTCGGTGCAGCTCCATTCCAAGCGCTGGATGCTGACGGCAGCCGATATTGACGCGCGCGGAGTGGATGGCGCGGTCAAGGCGCTCGGCCTCAGCGCAATGTACGGCCGTGTGCTACGGGTATGGCTTGATGAGGATGATCCCGCCATGCCCAAGACCCTGGCAGAATTGGACCGCCAGCTCCGGCGTGGCGTGCGCACCCTTTCCCGCATCCAGGGGCCGGTGTCGCTCGCGTGCTCGAGCTTCAGGATCGCATGTTCCTTTGGCCGCCAGCTCCGTGATCTCGGCAAGGACTATCGGCGAGAGCGTCGCGACCGCGACATGCAAGCGGGTGATGAGGCGGAGGCTGCGAGCTAGGATCGATGGACGGGGGACAGATCGCATCTCAGATCACCTTCGAGGATTTCTTGAAGGTGGATATCCGTGTGGGCACAATCCTGAAGGCTGAGCCCTTCCCGCAGGCACGCAAGCCTGCCTACAAGCTGCTGATCGACTTTGGTGAGACGATCGGCAGCAAGAAAAGCTCGG from Rhodoligotrophos sp. CJ14 encodes:
- a CDS encoding TetR/AcrR family transcriptional regulator; its protein translation is MAKDRSENGDAKPSKAKKGGQRQAGRGASARRSATPQEETRAEETGRETQGVANEIGGDRGKIISATMRLAERQGWADVSLRDIARESGVSLATLRSRYPSKGAILADFVTSIDEAVLDRAERETSRDESETPRDRLFDVIMMRLELLEPYKPALKAIVRDAARTLDGLPELFSVQLHSKRWMLTAADIDARGVDGAVKALGLSAMYGRVLRVWLDEDDPAMPKTLAELDRQLRRGVRTLSRIQGPVSLACSSFRIACSFGRQLRDLGKDYRRERRDRDMQAGDEAEAAS